From a single Phalacrocorax aristotelis chromosome 1, bGulAri2.1, whole genome shotgun sequence genomic region:
- the NAA50 gene encoding N-alpha-acetyltransferase 50 isoform X3, translating into MKGRIELGDVTPHNIKQLKRLNQVIFPVSYNDKFYKDVLEVGELAKLAYFNDIAVGAVCCRVDHSQNQKRLYIMTLGCLAPYRRLGIGTKMLNHVLNICEKDGTFDNIYLHVQISNESAIDFYRKFGFEIIETKKNYYKRIEPADAHVLQKNLKAPCLGQNADVQKTDN; encoded by the exons CCGGATCGAGCTGGGAGACGTGACGCCACACAACATTAAGCAGCTGAAGAGGCTAAACCAGGTCATTTTCCCTGTCAGCTACAATGACAAGTTCTACAAGGATGTACTGGAGGTTGGCGAACTAGCCAAATTAG CCTATTTCAATGATATTGCAGTGGGAGCAGTGTGCTGTAGGGTGGATCACTCTCAAAACCAGAAGAGGCTGTACATCATGACGCTTGGATGCCTGGCACCCTACCGAAGGCTAGGAATAG GAACTAAAATGTTGAATCATGTCTTAAACATCTGTGAAAAAGATGGCACTTTTGACAACATCTATCT GCATGTCCAGATCAGCAATGAGTCTGCAATTGACTTCTACAGGAAGTTTGGCTTTGAGATCATTGAGACGAAGAAAAACTACTACAAGAGGATAGAGCCCGCAGATGCTcatgtgctgcagaaaaacctcAAAGCCCCTTGTCTTGGCCAGAATGCAGATGTGCAAAAGACCGACAACTGA
- the NAA50 gene encoding N-alpha-acetyltransferase 50 isoform X2 — MKGSRIELGDVTPHNIKQLKRLNQVIFPVSYNDKFYKDVLEVGELAKLAYFNDIAVGAVCCRVDHSQNQKRLYIMTLGCLAPYRRLGIGTKMLNHVLNICEKDGTFDNIYLHVQISNESAIDFYRKFGFEIIETKKNYYKRIEPADAHVLQKNLKAPCLGQNADVQKTDN, encoded by the exons TAGCCGGATCGAGCTGGGAGACGTGACGCCACACAACATTAAGCAGCTGAAGAGGCTAAACCAGGTCATTTTCCCTGTCAGCTACAATGACAAGTTCTACAAGGATGTACTGGAGGTTGGCGAACTAGCCAAATTAG CCTATTTCAATGATATTGCAGTGGGAGCAGTGTGCTGTAGGGTGGATCACTCTCAAAACCAGAAGAGGCTGTACATCATGACGCTTGGATGCCTGGCACCCTACCGAAGGCTAGGAATAG GAACTAAAATGTTGAATCATGTCTTAAACATCTGTGAAAAAGATGGCACTTTTGACAACATCTATCT GCATGTCCAGATCAGCAATGAGTCTGCAATTGACTTCTACAGGAAGTTTGGCTTTGAGATCATTGAGACGAAGAAAAACTACTACAAGAGGATAGAGCCCGCAGATGCTcatgtgctgcagaaaaacctcAAAGCCCCTTGTCTTGGCCAGAATGCAGATGTGCAAAAGACCGACAACTGA